From one Candidatus Nanopelagicales bacterium genomic stretch:
- a CDS encoding histidine phosphatase family protein → MAEILLVRHGETEWSRTGRHTGRSDVPLTEEGRRRAAALAPMLAGRRVGLALTSPLSRARDTARLAGVESPEPDPDLLEWDYGAWEGRTTAQIRQQLAEPDWTVWSAPVPPGDTPGEQPEEVAVRAGRVLARCAPVLLSGRDCVLVAHGHLLRILTATWLGLPARDARLFALDAGSLSSLGHEHETPVIRWWDVTPAALP, encoded by the coding sequence ATGGCGGAGATCTTGCTCGTCCGGCACGGCGAGACCGAGTGGAGCCGGACCGGACGGCACACCGGTCGTTCCGACGTCCCCCTCACCGAGGAGGGCCGACGGCGTGCTGCGGCGCTGGCTCCGATGCTGGCGGGGCGCCGTGTCGGCCTGGCCCTGACCAGCCCGCTGTCCCGGGCGAGGGACACCGCCCGGCTCGCGGGAGTCGAGTCCCCGGAGCCGGACCCGGACCTGCTGGAGTGGGACTACGGCGCGTGGGAGGGCCGGACGACGGCACAGATCCGGCAGCAGCTCGCCGAGCCGGACTGGACGGTGTGGTCCGCGCCGGTGCCCCCGGGGGACACCCCCGGGGAACAGCCCGAGGAGGTCGCCGTGCGGGCCGGCCGGGTGCTGGCGCGCTGCGCGCCGGTCCTGCTGTCGGGCCGCGACTGCGTCCTGGTCGCCCACGGCCACCTGCTGCGCATCCTGACCGCGACCTGGCTGGGCCTGCCGGCCCGGGACGCGCGGCTGTTCGCCCTGGACGCGGGGTCCCTCAGCTCCCTCGGGCACGAGCACGAGACCCCCGTGATCCGGTGGTGGGACGTCACGCCTGCTGCCCTACCCTGA
- a CDS encoding aminotransferase class V-fold PLP-dependent enzyme encodes MSEVLAELDEARSREPDVHGAHTFGLVYPTGREDLEALAHQVSERYLFSNALNPLRFPEQARLMEDVVASTGELLHLPAGGGGSTTAGGTESIVMAMQVHRGRARARGVERPTIVAPRSAHPAYAKAAHYFDMDYVQIPLDPDHRADLDAAADLVDERTAVVVASAFSYPHGVIDPVEGLAGLAQQVGAGCHVDACVGGMVLPFMERLGHELPAWDFRVPGVTSMSCDIHKYGYVPKGASVVLHRQPDWPGLQWFVFSDWPSGLYGSPAVAGAKSPAAVMTAWAFLQYLGEDGYTEIVRDLLETSRRIREGFTAVPGVQVVGDPVATVMAFESDRVDLYAVGEEMERRGWFLNRNTEPRGLHVMVSPAHGALVDALVADFAESARVAGTAASDEARYA; translated from the coding sequence ATGTCGGAGGTCCTCGCCGAGCTGGACGAGGCCCGCTCCCGCGAACCCGACGTGCACGGGGCGCACACCTTCGGGCTGGTGTACCCCACGGGACGGGAGGATCTGGAGGCGCTCGCCCACCAGGTGAGCGAGCGCTACCTGTTCTCCAACGCGCTGAACCCGTTGAGGTTCCCCGAGCAGGCCCGCCTCATGGAGGACGTGGTCGCGTCCACCGGCGAGCTGCTGCACCTGCCGGCCGGCGGCGGCGGGTCCACCACGGCGGGCGGCACCGAGTCGATCGTGATGGCCATGCAGGTGCACCGCGGCCGGGCCCGGGCCCGCGGTGTGGAGCGGCCGACGATCGTCGCACCTCGGTCCGCCCACCCGGCGTACGCGAAGGCCGCCCACTACTTCGACATGGACTACGTGCAGATCCCGCTGGATCCGGACCACCGGGCCGACCTGGACGCCGCGGCCGACCTGGTCGACGAGCGGACCGCCGTCGTGGTGGCATCGGCGTTCAGCTACCCGCACGGCGTCATCGACCCGGTCGAGGGGCTCGCGGGCCTGGCCCAGCAGGTGGGCGCCGGCTGCCACGTCGACGCGTGCGTCGGCGGCATGGTGCTGCCGTTCATGGAGCGCCTCGGCCACGAGCTGCCGGCATGGGACTTCCGGGTCCCCGGCGTGACGTCGATGTCCTGCGACATCCACAAGTACGGCTACGTGCCGAAGGGCGCCTCGGTGGTCCTGCACCGCCAGCCGGACTGGCCCGGCCTGCAGTGGTTCGTGTTCAGCGACTGGCCCAGTGGCCTGTACGGCTCGCCGGCGGTCGCGGGCGCCAAGTCGCCGGCCGCGGTGATGACGGCCTGGGCGTTCCTGCAGTACCTGGGCGAGGACGGCTACACCGAGATCGTCCGCGACCTGCTGGAGACCTCCCGCCGCATCCGCGAGGGGTTCACCGCCGTGCCCGGCGTCCAGGTGGTCGGCGACCCGGTGGCCACGGTGATGGCGTTCGAGTCCGACCGGGTCGACCTGTACGCCGTCGGCGAGGAGATGGAGCGTCGCGGCTGGTTCCTCAACCGCAACACCGAGCCGCGAGGGCTGCACGTGATGGTGTCCCCGGCGCACGGCGCGCTGGTGGACGCCCTCGTCGCGGACTTCGCCGAGTCGGCGCGCGTCGCCGGCACCGCTGCCTCGGACGAGGCGCGCTACGCCTGA
- a CDS encoding amino acid permease produces MSDSTGTVTAERSTAGPGARGMGLITMTALVTGTIIGSGIFTLPAALAGYGPISIIGFAITAFGSMMLALVFAMLSQRIPLAGGPYAYAREGFGDFIGFQTAWNYWIGAWAGVGAISVSMVGYLGRLIPPVGESRLLQMIVAVAAIAVLVAVNGRGVQTGGALGVVLTVLKVVPLLVVGTLGFLAFDSANLGEFNASDLGPLAAIGGAVTLTLFAFIGVESASIPAGEVYQPRKTIPRATVIGTLLAAVLYLTSTMAVFGAMPNSELRTSSAPFADAAENMFGSWAGPTFSLVAVISCLGAMNGLLLLSGQVPLAAAADRLAPGLFGRLNRYSAPLAGLVVSGALAAVITVMNFSGGELVEVYTKLLLISTLTTLFPYVFTAGAQMKWLIVDRHKVPVAHFVRNLVITLIALAYGIFAIAGAGVDEVYWGFMIVLIGVPLFVLVLKSRGRPDGGSATDPDPAGVTGSDA; encoded by the coding sequence ATGAGTGACAGCACCGGGACCGTGACCGCGGAGAGGTCGACCGCGGGCCCGGGCGCCCGCGGGATGGGCCTGATCACGATGACCGCGCTGGTCACCGGCACGATCATCGGCTCGGGCATCTTCACGCTGCCCGCGGCACTGGCCGGGTACGGACCCATCAGCATCATCGGGTTCGCGATCACCGCGTTCGGCTCGATGATGCTGGCGCTGGTCTTCGCGATGCTCTCGCAGCGGATCCCGCTGGCGGGAGGCCCCTATGCCTACGCCCGCGAGGGTTTCGGGGACTTCATCGGGTTCCAGACCGCGTGGAACTACTGGATCGGTGCATGGGCCGGGGTGGGCGCGATCTCGGTGTCGATGGTCGGCTACCTCGGCCGGCTGATCCCCCCGGTCGGTGAGAGCCGGCTGCTGCAGATGATCGTCGCCGTCGCCGCCATCGCCGTCCTGGTCGCCGTCAACGGTCGCGGTGTCCAGACCGGCGGCGCCCTCGGAGTGGTCCTCACGGTCCTCAAGGTCGTACCGCTGCTGGTCGTCGGGACGCTGGGATTCCTGGCCTTCGACAGCGCGAACCTCGGCGAGTTCAACGCATCCGACCTCGGCCCGCTGGCGGCCATCGGCGGCGCGGTGACCTTGACGCTGTTCGCGTTCATCGGGGTCGAGTCGGCGTCGATCCCAGCCGGCGAGGTCTACCAGCCGCGCAAGACCATCCCGCGCGCCACCGTGATCGGGACGCTGCTGGCCGCGGTGCTGTACCTGACCAGCACGATGGCGGTGTTCGGGGCGATGCCGAACTCCGAGCTGCGCACCTCGTCGGCGCCGTTCGCCGACGCCGCGGAGAACATGTTCGGCAGCTGGGCCGGCCCGACCTTCTCGCTCGTCGCCGTCATCTCCTGCCTCGGGGCGATGAACGGACTGCTCCTGCTCAGCGGCCAGGTCCCGCTCGCGGCGGCCGCGGACCGGCTGGCTCCCGGGCTGTTCGGGCGCCTCAACCGCTACAGCGCGCCCCTGGCCGGGCTGGTCGTCTCCGGCGCCCTCGCCGCCGTCATCACCGTCATGAACTTCTCCGGCGGCGAGCTGGTGGAGGTCTACACCAAGCTGCTGCTCATCTCGACGCTCACGACCCTGTTCCCGTACGTGTTCACCGCCGGCGCCCAGATGAAGTGGCTGATCGTGGACCGGCACAAGGTCCCGGTGGCGCACTTCGTGCGCAACCTGGTGATCACCCTGATCGCGCTGGCGTACGGCATCTTCGCGATCGCCGGCGCCGGGGTGGACGAGGTCTACTGGGGCTTCATGATCGTGCTGATCGGGGTGCCCCTGTTCGTGCTGGTCCTGAAGTCGCGCGGACGCCCCGACGGCGGGTCGGCAACGGACCCCGACCCGGCGGGGGTCACCGGGTCGGACGCGTGA
- a CDS encoding RNA methyltransferase gives MSPVEVAVTEARDPRLTAYTDLTDVSLRRVREPAEGIFLAEGEKVIRRAVAAGYPLQSVLMEPRWRDGLADVLAGFDGPVYLAGPELLRSVTGYRVHRGALACLGRLPLPSYEDVVSGSRRVVVLEDLVDHTNVGAVFRSAAALGMDAVLVSPRCADPLYRRAVKVSMGAVFSLPWTRVEPWPGGLDRLRDKGFHLLGMTPQPSAISLDELDPRLLKEPLALVFGTEGEGLSRSAVDRCDLRVRIPMAAGVDSLNAAAAAAVACYAVTRPTR, from the coding sequence GTGAGCCCGGTCGAGGTGGCGGTGACCGAGGCGCGGGACCCGCGGCTGACGGCCTACACCGACCTCACCGACGTGTCCCTGCGGCGGGTCCGGGAGCCTGCGGAGGGGATCTTCCTGGCGGAGGGCGAGAAGGTGATCCGACGCGCGGTCGCCGCCGGCTACCCGCTGCAGTCGGTCCTGATGGAGCCGCGGTGGCGGGACGGGCTGGCCGACGTGCTGGCCGGCTTCGACGGCCCGGTCTACCTCGCGGGGCCGGAGCTGCTGCGCTCGGTCACCGGCTACCGGGTGCACCGCGGGGCGCTGGCCTGCCTGGGCCGGCTCCCGCTGCCCTCGTACGAGGACGTCGTCTCCGGGTCCCGACGCGTGGTGGTGCTGGAGGACCTGGTGGACCACACCAACGTCGGCGCGGTCTTCCGCTCCGCAGCCGCTTTGGGCATGGACGCCGTCCTGGTCTCGCCGAGGTGCGCCGACCCGCTGTACCGGCGGGCGGTCAAGGTGTCGATGGGGGCCGTGTTCTCGCTGCCCTGGACCCGGGTGGAACCCTGGCCGGGCGGGCTGGACAGGCTGCGCGACAAGGGGTTCCACCTGTTGGGTATGACCCCGCAGCCGTCAGCGATATCCTTGGACGAGCTCGACCCGCGACTGCTCAAGGAGCCCCTCGCGCTGGTGTTCGGGACCGAGGGCGAGGGCCTGAGCCGGTCCGCGGTGGACCGCTGCGACCTGCGCGTGCGCATCCCGATGGCCGCCGGGGTGGACTCCCTCAACGCAGCCGCGGCCGCGGCGGTGGCCTGCTACGCGGTCACGCGTCCGACCCGGTGA
- a CDS encoding sulfite exporter TauE/SafE family protein has translation MEPLTAVLLAAAGFVGGTVNAVVGSGTLVVYPALIAAGLPPVTANGTNTTGLSWGSLSSAYGYRRELTGRMRILAVPLVASFAAACLGAGLVLALPERVFVAVVPWLILAATVLVAVQPLVVRRLRDRAARLGDHSAPDGRGGPTLTVAVAGSGVYGGYFGAAQGVILMAVLGLLYDADLQRSNGAKNLLAASANIAAALVFALAGRVWWLAAAIVAVGAIAGGLVGARVARRLPPAVMRAAVVVVGLVATVSLVVR, from the coding sequence GTGGAGCCGCTCACGGCGGTGCTGCTGGCCGCCGCGGGCTTCGTCGGGGGAACCGTCAACGCAGTGGTGGGGTCGGGGACGCTCGTCGTCTACCCGGCCCTGATCGCGGCCGGCCTGCCACCGGTGACGGCCAACGGCACCAACACGACCGGGCTGTCCTGGGGGTCGCTGTCCTCGGCGTACGGCTACCGGCGCGAACTGACCGGCCGGATGCGCATCCTCGCGGTGCCGCTCGTCGCCTCGTTCGCCGCGGCCTGCCTCGGCGCCGGACTGGTGCTGGCCCTGCCCGAGCGAGTGTTCGTCGCTGTGGTGCCGTGGCTGATCCTGGCCGCCACGGTGCTGGTCGCGGTGCAGCCGCTGGTGGTGCGGCGGCTGCGCGACCGGGCCGCGCGGCTGGGGGACCACTCCGCCCCGGACGGCCGCGGGGGGCCGACGCTCACCGTGGCCGTGGCGGGCAGCGGTGTGTACGGGGGCTACTTCGGCGCGGCGCAGGGCGTGATCCTGATGGCCGTCCTCGGGCTGCTGTACGACGCGGACCTGCAGCGGTCCAACGGCGCCAAGAACCTGCTGGCCGCCTCCGCGAACATCGCCGCCGCCCTCGTCTTCGCGCTGGCCGGACGGGTCTGGTGGCTCGCCGCTGCGATCGTCGCCGTGGGCGCGATCGCCGGCGGGCTGGTCGGCGCACGGGTGGCCCGGCGGCTGCCGCCGGCCGTGATGCGGGCCGCCGTGGTCGTCGTCGGACTGGTGGCGACCGTGTCCCTGGTGGTCCGGTGA
- a CDS encoding SPFH domain-containing protein has translation MEAIIVGVVVALLVIITLARTVRIVPQAHAGIVERLGRYQRTLSAGLSLVIPFVDRLKPLIDLREQVVSFPPQPVITEDNLVVNIDSVIYFQVTDPKAATYEIASYLTGVEQLTVTTLRNVVGSMDLEETLTSRDQINAQLRGVLDEATGKWGIRVNRVELKAIDPPASVQESMEKQMRAERDKRAAILTAEGSKQSAILTAEGQRAAAVLQAEGDAQAKVLRAQGEAEAIAKVFEAIHQGNPDDKVLAYQYLQALPTIAAGPANKVWVVPAELTGAMNSLASAFKPSEGGGDATPRITPA, from the coding sequence GTGGAAGCGATCATCGTCGGTGTCGTGGTGGCGCTGCTCGTCATCATCACCCTCGCCCGAACGGTGCGGATCGTGCCGCAGGCGCACGCCGGTATCGTCGAGCGGCTCGGTCGCTACCAGCGCACCCTCAGCGCCGGACTGAGCCTGGTGATCCCCTTCGTCGACCGCCTCAAGCCGCTGATCGACCTGCGCGAGCAGGTGGTGTCGTTCCCGCCGCAGCCGGTCATCACCGAGGACAACCTGGTCGTCAACATCGACTCGGTCATCTACTTCCAGGTCACCGACCCGAAGGCGGCGACGTACGAGATCGCCTCGTACCTCACCGGTGTCGAGCAGCTGACCGTCACCACGCTGCGCAACGTCGTCGGGTCGATGGACCTGGAGGAGACGCTGACCTCGCGCGACCAGATCAATGCGCAGTTGCGCGGCGTGCTCGACGAGGCGACCGGCAAGTGGGGGATCCGGGTCAACCGGGTGGAGCTCAAGGCCATCGACCCGCCGGCCAGTGTGCAGGAGTCGATGGAGAAGCAGATGCGCGCCGAGCGCGACAAGCGCGCCGCGATCCTCACCGCAGAGGGCAGCAAGCAGTCGGCGATCCTCACGGCCGAGGGCCAGCGGGCCGCCGCCGTCCTGCAGGCCGAGGGCGACGCGCAGGCCAAGGTGCTCCGCGCACAGGGCGAGGCCGAGGCCATCGCCAAGGTGTTCGAGGCCATCCACCAGGGCAATCCGGACGACAAGGTCCTCGCCTACCAGTACCTGCAGGCCCTGCCCACGATCGCTGCCGGTCCGGCCAACAAGGTCTGGGTCGTCCCCGCCGAGCTCACCGGTGCGATGAACTCGCTGGCGTCGGCGTTCAAGCCGTCGGAGGGCGGGGGCGACGCGACGCCCCGCATCACCCCGGCCTGA
- a CDS encoding NfeD family protein: MDAWVWWLVAALVLGILEVAAGGSLVFLMLAAGAAAGALAAAVGGGTAVTVAVFSLVSVAMLAVVRPVARRHLRQPSAIRTGVDALIGGDALVLERVDARDGRVKLAGEIWSARSFDGSSVHEPGATVQVIQIEGATALVA; encoded by the coding sequence ATGGACGCCTGGGTGTGGTGGCTGGTCGCCGCACTCGTGCTCGGCATCCTGGAGGTGGCCGCCGGCGGATCGCTGGTCTTCCTCATGCTGGCTGCCGGCGCGGCTGCCGGTGCCCTGGCCGCGGCCGTGGGCGGCGGCACGGCGGTGACGGTCGCGGTCTTCTCCCTGGTGTCGGTCGCGATGCTCGCGGTCGTGCGTCCGGTCGCGCGCCGACACCTGCGCCAGCCGTCGGCCATCCGCACCGGCGTGGACGCCCTGATCGGCGGCGACGCCCTGGTGCTGGAGCGGGTGGACGCCCGCGACGGCCGGGTCAAGCTGGCCGGCGAGATCTGGTCGGCCCGCTCGTTCGACGGTTCCTCGGTGCACGAGCCGGGAGCGACCGTGCAGGTGATCCAGATCGAGGGCGCGACCGCCCTGGTGGCCTGA
- a CDS encoding ABC transporter ATP-binding protein has protein sequence MDDAVLRMRGATVVRGPGPILADVDWTVRAGERWVVLGPNGAGKTTLLGLASTQQHPTRGAVEVLGEPLGLVDVFELRPRIGLASAALADRIPGRERVLDVVMTAAWAVTGRWHESYEAPDAERARQLLRTLGAEHLRDRTFGTLSEGERKRVQIARALMPDPELLLLDEPAAGLDLGSREDLVRRLGDLAADPDAPTLVLVTHHVEEIPRGITHALLLRDARTVAQGPLESVLTADLLGRTFGLPLEVTRHGDRWSARAHPGAAQASSGVGSAGPT, from the coding sequence ATGGACGACGCGGTGCTCCGGATGCGCGGTGCCACGGTCGTCCGCGGACCTGGACCGATCCTGGCCGACGTCGACTGGACGGTGCGCGCGGGGGAGCGCTGGGTGGTGCTGGGCCCCAACGGCGCCGGCAAGACCACCCTGCTCGGACTGGCGTCGACCCAGCAGCACCCCACCCGCGGAGCCGTGGAGGTGCTCGGAGAGCCGCTCGGCCTGGTGGACGTCTTCGAACTGCGCCCCCGGATCGGGCTGGCCAGCGCCGCCCTCGCCGACCGCATCCCCGGTCGCGAGCGCGTCCTCGACGTGGTCATGACCGCCGCGTGGGCGGTGACCGGCCGCTGGCACGAGTCGTACGAGGCACCCGACGCCGAGCGCGCCCGCCAGCTGCTGCGCACGCTCGGTGCGGAGCACCTGCGCGACCGGACGTTCGGCACCCTGTCCGAGGGGGAGCGCAAGCGGGTGCAGATCGCCCGGGCGCTGATGCCCGACCCGGAGCTGCTGCTGCTGGACGAGCCCGCCGCCGGCCTGGACCTGGGCTCGCGCGAGGACCTGGTCCGACGGTTGGGGGACCTCGCGGCGGACCCGGACGCGCCCACGCTGGTGCTCGTCACCCACCACGTCGAGGAGATCCCCCGCGGGATCACCCACGCCCTGCTGCTGCGCGACGCGCGCACGGTCGCCCAGGGGCCGCTGGAGTCCGTCCTCACCGCCGACCTGCTCGGCCGGACGTTCGGACTCCCGCTGGAGGTGACCAGGCACGGCGACCGGTGGTCGGCCCGCGCGCATCCCGGTGCGGCACAGGCCTCGTCGGGTGTGGGATCGGCCGGCCCGACATAG
- the serB gene encoding phosphoserine phosphatase SerB translates to MDTPQTLLVTLTGHDRPGVTAGLFGALAGQPVEVLDVEQLVVRGRLVLAVLLDLGESDPVEVRRVVRRAAADLDMDVETVPGASEDDARRHARVHVTVLGAPLHPATVAVLADTIAARGGNIDRIRRVAAYPVTAIVLDCSGADPDDLRHALAVEATAQGVDVAVQRAGLGRRGQLLVVMDVDSTLIQDEVIDLLARHAGASEEVERITAAAMAGELDFTESLHARVALLEGLPESVLAQVREEIELTPGARTLCRTLNRLGYRVALVSGGFTQVIEPIAAELGVHALRANTLEVVDGRLTGRVVGEVVDRAGKRRALEHFAAEHGLPLSRTIAIGDGANDLDMLDAAGLGVAFNAKPMVASAADASVSVPYLDSVLYLLGVTREDVEAADRDDGLEPSAPPVR, encoded by the coding sequence ATGGACACCCCGCAGACCCTGCTCGTGACCCTGACCGGTCACGACCGTCCCGGCGTCACGGCCGGCCTGTTCGGCGCGCTGGCCGGTCAGCCGGTCGAGGTGCTGGACGTCGAGCAACTCGTGGTCCGCGGCCGCCTGGTGCTCGCCGTCCTGCTGGACCTGGGCGAGTCCGACCCGGTCGAGGTGCGCCGCGTCGTACGGCGCGCGGCTGCCGACCTGGACATGGACGTGGAGACGGTGCCGGGGGCGTCGGAGGACGACGCGCGTCGGCACGCACGGGTCCATGTCACCGTCCTGGGAGCACCGCTGCACCCCGCCACGGTCGCCGTGCTGGCGGACACGATCGCCGCCCGCGGCGGCAACATCGACCGCATCCGCCGGGTCGCCGCCTACCCGGTCACCGCGATCGTCCTGGACTGCTCCGGCGCCGACCCGGACGACCTGCGGCACGCGCTCGCGGTCGAGGCGACCGCGCAGGGGGTCGACGTCGCTGTGCAGCGGGCCGGGCTCGGCCGCCGCGGCCAGCTGCTGGTGGTGATGGACGTCGACTCCACGCTGATCCAGGACGAGGTCATCGACCTGCTCGCCCGGCACGCCGGTGCCTCCGAGGAGGTGGAGCGGATCACCGCCGCCGCCATGGCCGGGGAGCTGGACTTCACCGAGAGCCTGCACGCCCGGGTGGCCCTGCTCGAGGGGCTGCCCGAGTCGGTGCTGGCGCAGGTGCGCGAGGAGATCGAGCTGACCCCGGGTGCGCGCACGCTGTGCCGCACCCTCAACCGGCTCGGCTACCGGGTCGCGCTGGTCTCCGGCGGCTTCACCCAGGTGATCGAGCCGATCGCGGCCGAGCTGGGTGTGCACGCCTTGCGGGCCAACACCCTGGAGGTCGTCGACGGCCGGCTCACCGGGCGGGTCGTGGGTGAGGTGGTGGATCGCGCCGGCAAGCGCCGGGCGCTGGAGCACTTCGCCGCCGAGCACGGCCTGCCGCTGTCGCGCACTATCGCCATCGGCGACGGCGCCAACGACCTGGACATGCTCGACGCGGCCGGGCTCGGGGTCGCGTTCAACGCCAAGCCGATGGTCGCCAGTGCCGCGGACGCCTCGGTGAGCGTGCCCTACCTGGACTCGGTGCTGTACCTGCTGGGCGTCACCCGGGAGGACGTCGAGGCCGCCGACCGCGACGACGGCCTCGAGCCCTCCGCGCCCCCCGTCCGCTGA
- a CDS encoding histidine phosphatase family protein has translation MTVDVGGWDRTLVVLRHAKSDYPPGVPDHDRPLAERGRRDAPVAGDWIAGHVPGPDAVLVSSALRTRETWALAGGRLADPPAAIVEPRMYLASTGEFLAVLSGLPDEVGTVVVVAHNPGCEDVAADLAGPDPDPDSWQRMITKYPTAAIAVLGLSGSWADVGDAPSRLLSFAVPRA, from the coding sequence ATGACGGTGGACGTCGGCGGCTGGGACCGCACCCTGGTCGTCCTTCGGCACGCGAAGTCCGACTACCCGCCCGGGGTCCCGGACCACGACCGGCCGCTGGCCGAGCGCGGACGACGGGACGCACCGGTCGCGGGCGACTGGATCGCGGGGCACGTCCCAGGCCCGGACGCGGTCCTGGTGTCCAGCGCCCTGCGCACCCGCGAGACCTGGGCGCTGGCGGGCGGCCGGCTGGCCGACCCGCCGGCGGCCATCGTCGAGCCGCGGATGTACCTGGCCTCGACGGGAGAATTCCTCGCGGTGCTGTCCGGGCTGCCCGACGAGGTCGGGACGGTGGTGGTGGTGGCTCACAACCCCGGCTGCGAGGACGTCGCCGCCGACCTCGCCGGCCCCGACCCCGACCCGGACTCCTGGCAGCGGATGATCACGAAGTACCCCACGGCCGCGATCGCCGTGCTCGGCCTGTCCGGGTCGTGGGCGGACGTCGGCGATGCGCCCTCCCGCCTGCTGTCCTTCGCCGTCCCCCGCGCCTGA
- a CDS encoding potassium channel protein, with product MTTRPPVPRWGRHVHLSSRDPVGRLYVALGLLSLVILVGSVGYWMLGLTPLDAVYMTVITITTVGYREIGEFGDAEQLFTIVLLLVGVGVVLYTLTLLLQTLLEGQLGNAWRRRRMQADIDALSGHAIICGYGRVGRATAHQLARSGVDVVVIDLDPDRLVDGPYLYLVGNASDDALLRRAGLDRADLLVATLDTDPESIYVVLSARSLNPDLRIIARARTDQAEAKFLRAGADQVVNPQRIGGNRIASFALSPHVVDFLDVVMHQDDVEFNLEDVVVVPGAELVGVTVAALREQEAGGPTLLALRSTDGTFVTNPAPDVALTAGDVLIAVGTPEQIEQLRHRAEVAR from the coding sequence GTGACCACGCGCCCGCCCGTACCGCGGTGGGGCCGGCACGTCCACCTGTCCTCGCGGGACCCGGTCGGCCGGCTCTACGTCGCACTCGGGCTGCTGTCCCTGGTGATCCTGGTCGGCTCGGTCGGCTACTGGATGCTCGGGCTCACCCCGCTCGACGCGGTCTACATGACCGTCATCACGATCACCACGGTCGGCTACCGAGAGATCGGGGAGTTCGGCGACGCCGAGCAGCTCTTCACGATCGTGCTGCTCCTGGTCGGCGTCGGCGTGGTCCTCTACACCCTGACCCTGCTCCTGCAGACCCTGCTCGAGGGTCAGCTGGGCAACGCGTGGCGGAGGCGGCGCATGCAGGCAGACATCGACGCACTGTCCGGCCACGCCATCATCTGCGGCTACGGACGGGTCGGCCGGGCCACTGCGCACCAGCTCGCGCGCAGCGGCGTCGACGTCGTGGTCATCGACCTCGACCCGGACCGGCTGGTCGACGGGCCGTACCTCTACCTCGTGGGCAACGCCAGTGACGACGCGCTGCTGCGCCGCGCCGGACTCGACCGGGCCGATCTCCTCGTGGCCACCCTGGACACCGACCCGGAAAGCATCTACGTGGTGCTGAGCGCACGCAGCCTCAATCCGGACCTGCGCATCATCGCCCGGGCCCGCACCGACCAGGCCGAGGCGAAGTTCCTGCGGGCGGGCGCGGACCAAGTCGTCAACCCGCAGCGCATCGGGGGCAACCGGATCGCGTCGTTCGCGCTGTCGCCGCACGTCGTGGACTTCCTCGACGTCGTCATGCACCAGGACGACGTGGAGTTCAACCTGGAGGACGTGGTCGTCGTGCCGGGCGCCGAGCTGGTGGGGGTGACCGTCGCGGCACTGCGCGAGCAGGAGGCCGGCGGCCCGACCCTGCTTGCGCTGCGCTCGACCGACGGGACGTTCGTGACGAACCCGGCTCCCGACGTCGCCCTCACGGCCGGGGACGTGCTCATCGCGGTGGGCACGCCCGAGCAGATCGAGCAGCTGCGGCATCGCGCGGAGGTGGCGAGATGA
- the fabI gene encoding enoyl-ACP reductase FabI: MRILDGKRLLVTGVLTDQSIAFHVARLAQEQGATVVLSSFGRALPITRRVAGRLPEPAPVVELDVTSEVDLAALPDRLREHVDGLDGVLHSIGFAPESALGGNFLSTAWDDVATAVQVSAYSLKALAVACLPLLSRGSAVVGLDFDATVAWPKYDWMGVAKAAFESTARYLARDLGPHGVRVNLVAAGPIRTMAAKSIPGFEEFETVWGTRAPIGWDLEDPEPAARGCVALLSDWFPATTGEIVHVDGGVHSQGA; encoded by the coding sequence ATGAGGATCCTCGACGGCAAGCGGCTGCTGGTGACCGGGGTGCTCACCGACCAGTCGATCGCCTTCCACGTGGCGCGACTGGCGCAGGAGCAGGGCGCGACGGTGGTGCTGTCGTCCTTCGGGCGCGCGCTGCCGATCACCCGCCGGGTCGCCGGCCGGCTGCCCGAGCCGGCGCCGGTGGTCGAGCTCGACGTGACCTCCGAGGTGGACCTGGCCGCGCTGCCGGACCGGCTGCGCGAGCACGTCGACGGGCTCGACGGGGTGCTGCACTCGATCGGCTTCGCGCCGGAGTCCGCGCTGGGGGGCAACTTCCTCTCCACCGCATGGGACGACGTGGCCACGGCGGTGCAGGTGTCTGCGTACTCCCTCAAGGCGTTGGCGGTGGCCTGCCTGCCGCTGCTGTCCCGCGGGTCAGCAGTGGTGGGACTGGACTTCGACGCGACCGTGGCGTGGCCGAAGTACGACTGGATGGGCGTGGCCAAGGCCGCGTTCGAGTCCACGGCGCGCTACCTGGCCCGTGACCTCGGCCCGCACGGGGTGCGCGTCAACCTGGTGGCGGCCGGGCCCATCCGGACCATGGCGGCCAAGTCGATCCCCGGCTTCGAGGAGTTCGAGACGGTGTGGGGGACCCGGGCCCCCATCGGCTGGGACCTCGAGGACCCCGAGCCGGCCGCCCGGGGGTGCGTGGCGCTGCTGTCCGACTGGTTCCCGGCGACGACGGGGGAGATCGTCCACGTCGACGGCGGGGTGCACTCGCAGGGGGCCTGA